From a single Elusimicrobiota bacterium genomic region:
- a CDS encoding LemA family protein, which produces MRNKDLLITIGIIVLVLVILGGMYNGLVKRDVAVTTAWAQVENVLQRRADLIPNLVSSVKGYMKHEQEILDNLAKARASYTGAQTVDEKMKAGALMEGALARLLAIVENYPSLKANETFNRLMDELAGTENRIAVERKKYNEAVQDLNTTIRRVPWNIIANFFKFQAKPFFEAEAGAKAVPKVDFGTEN; this is translated from the coding sequence ATGCGGAACAAAGATCTACTTATTACGATTGGGATTATCGTTTTGGTTCTTGTAATTTTAGGTGGGATGTATAACGGTTTAGTAAAGAGGGATGTAGCGGTTACAACCGCTTGGGCACAGGTAGAGAATGTTTTACAACGCCGGGCAGATTTAATTCCGAATCTTGTATCGTCGGTAAAAGGGTATATGAAACATGAACAAGAGATTCTGGACAATCTTGCAAAAGCAAGAGCATCATATACAGGTGCCCAAACGGTTGATGAAAAAATGAAGGCAGGTGCTTTGATGGAAGGAGCACTTGCACGGCTGTTAGCGATTGTAGAAAATTATCCAAGCTTAAAAGCCAATGAAACATTTAATCGGCTGATGGACGAACTTGCAGGGACTGAAAACAGAATTGCGGTTGAACGGAAAAAATACAATGAAGCAGTTCAGGATTTGAACACAACAATTCGCAGAGTTCCATGGAATATAATTGCTAATTTTTTTAAGTTTCAAGCTAAACCGTTTTTTGAAGCAGAAGCAGGTGCCAAAGCAGTTCCTAAAGTAGATTTTGGAACAGAAAACTGA